From a single Lewinella sp. LCG006 genomic region:
- a CDS encoding heparan-alpha-glucosaminide N-acetyltransferase domain-containing protein, with translation MYSGNVTWAIVSFLQEHCYYSLNNSLLPLEHLPTTTRPKSRIIFIDVLRAYAILMMLQGHFVDTLLAASYRNADSSLFSLWSFMRGMTAPIFFTVTGVVFTYLLLKDGRPLKENKRVKKGLRRGVFLLGIGYLLKINLPGLLFGYLSPWFWAVDVLHVIGLALIGLIAVTGLRELLGGSLATWMIAFGVGTFLMDPFFTENTWDHLPIVFAHYLTMDLGSNFTMVPWLGFAFFGGAIGYVLSKKSQWAFTHWFPALIMAFGITLTLGSWQMLVNLYELTGWHYLPVLFNNNYLFWRLGHVFIVISLFMWVVPRIGTIPSLITKIGSETLTIYGAHYVVLYGTWLGVGLSQLIGYRSLDPLTCIVGAAAFVYAHIIFIKHIETIRDFVYGQIPTWGKRQYRLAMVWFKREWPKQREQLADRWEERLATGPSWLLPLVRVLAGRTKE, from the coding sequence ATGTATTCAGGAAACGTTACCTGGGCTATCGTTTCTTTTTTGCAGGAGCACTGCTATTACTCATTGAATAACTCACTTTTGCCATTGGAGCACCTTCCAACCACCACTCGTCCTAAAAGCAGAATCATCTTCATTGATGTTTTGCGTGCCTATGCCATCCTGATGATGTTGCAAGGGCACTTTGTGGACACCCTGCTAGCGGCATCTTACCGCAATGCGGATTCTTCTTTGTTCAGCTTGTGGTCGTTTATGCGAGGCATGACGGCACCTATCTTCTTTACGGTTACTGGTGTTGTTTTTACATATCTGCTCTTGAAGGATGGGCGACCGCTGAAGGAAAACAAAAGGGTCAAAAAAGGCCTGCGGCGTGGGGTGTTCCTCCTGGGTATTGGCTACCTTTTGAAGATCAATCTCCCCGGCCTGCTCTTTGGTTATTTGAGTCCCTGGTTTTGGGCAGTAGACGTACTCCACGTAATCGGCCTGGCGCTGATTGGTCTGATTGCGGTTACTGGCTTACGCGAACTGCTGGGCGGCTCACTGGCCACTTGGATGATTGCGTTTGGAGTAGGTACCTTTCTGATGGATCCTTTCTTTACAGAAAACACCTGGGATCACTTGCCGATAGTCTTTGCCCATTATCTTACCATGGATTTGGGTTCCAACTTTACCATGGTTCCCTGGCTTGGTTTTGCCTTCTTTGGAGGCGCTATTGGTTACGTGTTGAGTAAGAAATCACAATGGGCCTTTACCCACTGGTTTCCTGCGCTGATCATGGCCTTTGGGATTACCCTGACCTTAGGTTCCTGGCAGATGCTGGTGAACTTGTACGAACTTACGGGCTGGCATTACCTACCTGTTTTGTTCAACAACAACTACTTGTTCTGGCGATTAGGTCATGTATTCATTGTTATTTCCCTGTTTATGTGGGTGGTTCCCAGAATTGGCACTATTCCCAGTTTGATTACCAAAATAGGAAGTGAAACCCTGACCATCTACGGAGCTCATTATGTAGTGCTCTACGGCACCTGGCTGGGTGTTGGCTTGTCGCAATTGATTGGTTATCGCAGCCTTGACCCACTGACTTGTATCGTTGGAGCTGCGGCTTTTGTCTACGCGCACATTATCTTCATCAAGCACATTGAGACCATCAGGGACTTTGTTTACGGGCAAATTCCTACTTGGGGAAAAAGACAATATCGCCTCGCTATGGTTTGGTTCAAAAGAGAATGGCCCAAACAACGTGAACAGCTGGCCGACCGCTGGGAAGAACGCCTGGCCACAGGACCTAGTTGGTTGTTGCCACTGGTAAGAGTATTGGCGGGCAGAACCAAAGAATAG
- a CDS encoding MFS transporter yields the protein MKNNRSPLVTIFLTVFIDMLGVGIIIPVLPALFFEPETSIVASSFTSDQRSLLYGALLAVFPLLQFFGAPMLGSLSDRYGRKPVLLVSQTGTMLGYILLALAIYWQNLPLLFFSRMLPGFTGGNIAVILSSIADLSDNTNKAKNFGLVGMAFGLGFILGPTIGGILADDTVVSWFSAATPFWFTAVLTLLNVVFVILAFPETLKKRRETAINPLTGFRNLALSFGSPNLRRIFTVVLLLSLGFTFFTQFFAVYLIQDFAYSEKSIGLLFGWVGIWLAITQGVIVPKLSKRFPPQQILTYSILALSVSLMLILIPNNDLLLYALNPLVALAQGITSPNLTATISMQANEDQQGEILGINQSMQSLGQLIPPLIGGYLITINTTMPIWVGSGLVLMGWVVFVVFFGPKKGKA from the coding sequence ATGAAGAACAACCGCTCACCGTTAGTCACCATTTTTTTAACGGTGTTCATTGATATGTTGGGAGTAGGGATTATTATCCCCGTTTTACCTGCATTGTTTTTTGAGCCTGAGACCAGCATCGTAGCCAGCTCCTTTACCAGCGACCAGCGCTCTTTGTTGTACGGGGCTTTGCTTGCTGTTTTTCCACTGCTACAGTTTTTTGGTGCGCCCATGTTGGGCAGTTTGTCCGACCGCTATGGGCGCAAGCCCGTCCTGCTGGTTTCCCAAACGGGCACCATGCTAGGGTACATCCTCTTGGCTTTGGCGATTTACTGGCAAAACCTCCCCTTGTTGTTTTTCTCCAGGATGCTGCCCGGTTTTACGGGAGGAAATATTGCGGTCATCCTTTCCAGTATTGCCGACTTGAGTGACAATACCAACAAGGCCAAAAATTTCGGTCTGGTGGGCATGGCCTTTGGTCTGGGCTTTATCCTAGGGCCTACCATTGGTGGAATACTTGCCGATGATACCGTCGTTTCGTGGTTTTCGGCGGCTACGCCCTTCTGGTTTACAGCAGTATTGACTTTACTCAATGTCGTATTTGTGATCCTTGCTTTTCCGGAAACGCTTAAAAAGCGACGGGAGACAGCGATTAATCCCTTGACGGGTTTTCGCAATTTGGCACTCTCTTTTGGCAGTCCCAACTTGCGGCGAATTTTTACCGTCGTGCTGCTTTTATCCCTGGGCTTTACCTTTTTCACACAGTTTTTTGCTGTCTATCTGATCCAGGATTTCGCCTATTCGGAAAAAAGCATTGGCTTGCTTTTTGGCTGGGTAGGTATCTGGCTGGCCATCACACAGGGGGTGATTGTTCCCAAACTCAGTAAGCGTTTTCCGCCACAGCAAATCCTGACCTACTCTATCCTGGCCCTCAGCGTCTCACTGATGCTGATTTTGATCCCCAACAACGACCTGCTGCTTTACGCCCTGAATCCTCTCGTGGCATTGGCACAAGGCATTACCTCGCCCAACCTCACGGCCACCATTTCGATGCAAGCCAACGAAGACCAGCAAGGAGAAATTCTGGGCATCAACCAGTCGATGCAATCCCTGGGGCAGCTCATTCCACCCCTGATCGGCGGCTATCTCATTACCATCAACACCACCATGCCTATCTGGGTAGGAAGTGGATTGGTCTTAATGGGCTGGGTGGTATTTGTGGTGTTTTTTGGGCCGAAAAAGGGGAAGGCTTAA
- a CDS encoding UvrD-helicase domain-containing protein, giving the protein MDFTAEQEAIFSFVQHGSGHGIIDAVAGAGKTTTIMECARFVKNQSEVLFCAFNSSIAKEIQQKFRARGLHQVTVKTIHALGRKILVAHVGGETTLKLDEKKYAAILKEEGFQEELRPYYEKLIALNGFDPAQLGNDRQQFAIKNLVYRINQRLLDINQKFRSTLCKDNPEEFEALLAHFGIFNERAQQNKNYTKRVKAYYST; this is encoded by the coding sequence ATGGACTTTACTGCGGAACAGGAGGCTATTTTTTCTTTCGTGCAGCACGGCAGCGGTCACGGGATCATCGATGCCGTGGCGGGAGCTGGGAAAACGACGACGATTATGGAGTGTGCTCGGTTTGTGAAAAATCAGAGCGAGGTACTATTTTGCGCGTTTAACAGCAGCATCGCCAAAGAAATTCAGCAAAAATTCCGTGCGCGTGGGCTGCACCAAGTGACCGTCAAGACCATCCACGCGTTGGGGCGCAAAATTTTGGTTGCTCACGTAGGAGGAGAGACGACCTTAAAGCTGGACGAAAAAAAATACGCCGCCATTCTTAAAGAAGAGGGTTTCCAGGAGGAACTTAGGCCCTATTACGAAAAGCTCATCGCCCTCAATGGTTTTGACCCTGCGCAGTTGGGGAATGATCGCCAGCAATTTGCCATAAAAAACCTCGTCTACCGCATCAATCAGCGCTTACTGGACATTAATCAGAAGTTTCGGTCAACACTTTGCAAAGACAATCCCGAAGAATTTGAAGCGCTGTTGGCGCATTTCGGAATTTTCAACGAGCGGGCCCAGCAAAATAAAAACTACACCAAGCGAGTCAAAGCCTACTACTCAACCTGA